A window of Nitrospirae bacterium CG2_30_53_67 genomic DNA:
CTTCGGAGCAGGATCATACCCGTATGAAGAAGCACAGCCGTGCGTAAGATCCAGGAGCCGATTTTTCCGCTTCCACGATCTGGGGCAAAGAGATGGAACAGGTAAAATAATGCGCTGATCCCGTAAAGGGTCACAACCACCCAGAAGACCCGGAGCTCCCATTGGAGGAGGCCGGCCTCCTGCACCAAAATGTTCTCGATCATCATCGCATCCCCTCAGAAATCCTTGGGCATCATACCAGAGAAAGCATGAAAAAACAATCCCTATGAGACGCCCAAAAACAGAGATAGAAAATTGTTCTCCCAACAAATCCCCCTCCCCTTGCGCGGGAGGGGGTGTGGGGGAGGGGTAACCTTAAAGGTGAAAACGATTCACCCTCACCCTGTCCTCTCCCATGAAGGGAGAAGGAATAATTTTGGAATTTCTATCGCGGATTTTGGGAGACGGGCAAAAGGGACAGATGGGTTAGCGGCAGAGAACATGGAACATGCCCCTTCATTGCTGCCGGATATGGTCATGGCATTTTCAGAAGCCGTTCACCCCGCCAGACGCGGACGATACGAACTTTATTTTTTTCAAAGCGGTAGACGATCCGGAAAGGCTGAAAAATGATCTCTCGCAGATGCTCGACCTGGAACTCAGGCACAACGCGTCCGCTCCGGGGATGGGCGCTCAGACGCTCGATCAGGCTGATGATCTCGTTCGTGAGCCGCACCCCGACATCGGGCGCCCCTTCGCCGGCGTAATACGCCTGCAGTTCCTCCAGGTCGCCGATTGCGGACGCCGCAAATGTGATCGAGACCTTGCCGGCCATCGGACTACTTCAGACCGAGGCGTTTCTTCGCCTCGGTCAGG
This region includes:
- a CDS encoding addiction module toxin RelE, translated to MAGKVSITFAASAIGDLEELQAYYAGEGAPDVGVRLTNEIISLIERLSAHPRSGRVVPEFQVEHLREIIFQPFRIVYRFEKNKVRIVRVWRGERLLKMP